One Lytechinus variegatus isolate NC3 chromosome 14, Lvar_3.0, whole genome shotgun sequence genomic region harbors:
- the LOC121427797 gene encoding tripartite motif-containing protein 2-like: MADTLKNVISQSMECPVCLSTFTDPKILSCSHTFCKTCLDNLLECHGNYQIRCPVCRAVTQVPNQDVSKLQVNLALKNLIEDMKCHPQICMSCKSDDKSSAAVYCQDCGKYLCTTCLNAHSQWGDFIDHEVIAMSEILSGKVTIRRYRKCRKHPKEDEECFCSNCRRFTCFKCVVMEHKDEAKHQVMEAAAYENRHRESIEDIKSKVDKKQVCFQKYLDFIDEQIKLVGSAKKECIYDVNKAYNDIVRQLTERRDILLGEVKEKTEGVEKELEEMKTSAQKYINQLTTVADMVTNRTKIPFDMDTLAAHDTLCEEIREAFDQEDPDYEKPRKSSKKGKSVGFERNVRKDELDLGKIVYVVAKDVALPTKNSMNTMVSTPDGRMAVGCWTGGINIFSSDGKFQQTVLKDVEIHAVGYLSVGRCIVIDYANDITLYTREYIKLNVMFESLGKDEGGIPNLTVGGDDLIYVSYREPQKILVFSAAGGQAVREIPCTGYTPDQITSYDDSLLIVTGNTLRLIDKEGVVQHTLTKPVSFIHAAVSQGNLILVATVKHDEGLVRIDEYTNELTHIRNLVNNYKIAKPGRNWYYLQQYRSGEIAFCTPDRLYIFY; this comes from the coding sequence ATGGCtgatacattaaaaaatgtcatcTCCCAGAGTATGGAGTGTCCTGTATGTCTTTCTACCTTCACTGATCCCAAGATCCTGTCATGTTCTCACACTTTCTGCAAGACCTGTCTGGACAACCTCTTGGAGTGCCATGGCAATTACCAAATCCGATGCCCTGTCTGCAGAGCTGTAACCCAGGTCCCAAACCAAGATGTCAGCAAACTACAGGTAAATCTTGCTTTGAAGAATCTAATAGAGGACATGAAGTGTCATCCTCAGATTTGCATGAGTTGTAAATCCGATGACAAGTCCAGTGCTGCTGTCTACTGCCAAGACTGTGGCAAGTATCTCTGCACCACTTGCCTCAACGCCCACTCTCAATGGGGTGACTTCATTGATCATGAAGTCATAGCCATGAGTGAGATATTATCAGGGAAGGTGACGATACGTAGATACCGGAAATGCAGGAAACACCCGAAAGAAGACGAGGAGTGTTTCTGTTCCAACTGCAGGAGATTCACATGCTTCAAGTGTGTTGTCATGGAACATAAAGACGAAGCTAAGCACCAGGTCATGGAGGCAGCTGCTTATGAGAACAGACACAGGGAGAGCATCGAAGACATAAAATCAAAGGTGGATAAGAAGCAAGTATGCTTCCAGAAGTACTTAGATTTCATCGATGAACAGATAAAGCTTGTTGGCAGTGCTAAGAAAGAGTGTATATATGATGTCAACAAGGCTTACAATGACATAGTCCGGCAACTGACAGAGAGAAGAGACATTCTGCTTGGAGAAGTTAAGGAAAAGACCGAAGGAGTAGAGAAAGAACTGGAAGAGATGAAGACATCGGCTCAGAAGTACATCAATCAGTTGACGACCGTTGCTGACATGGTAACCAATAGAACAAAGATACCGTTCGATATGGATACTTTGGCTGCACACGACACTCTCTGTGAGGAGATACGAGAGGCCTTTGATCAAGAGGATCCTGACTACGAGAAGCCCAGGAAATCAAGCAAGAAAGGGAAAAGTGTCGGTTTTGAGAGAAACGTTCGAAAGGACGAGTTAGATCTCGGTAAGATTGTTTACGTAGTTGCGAAGGACGTCGCTTTGCCGACTAAGAACAGCATGAATACCATGGTCAGTACTCCAGATGGTAGGATGGCAGTAGGGTGCTGGACAGGTGGCATCAACATCTTCTCTTCAGACGGCAAATTCCAACAGACAGTTCTCAAGGATGTTGAGATTCATGCGGTAGGGTACCTCTCTGTCGGACGATGCATTGTGATCGATTATGCAAACGATATCACACTCTACACACGAGAATACATAAAACTGAATGTAATGTTTGAGTCTTTGGGTAAAGATGAAGGCGGGATTCCTAATCTCactgttggtggtgatgatctGATCTATGTAAGCTACAGAGAGCCCCAGAAGATCCTTGTATTTTCAGCAGCAGGTGGGCAAGCAGTCAGGGAGATACCATGCACTGGATATACGCCTGACCAAATCACTAGTTACGATGACTCTCTACTAATTGTAACAGGGAATACTTTACGATTGATAGACAAAGAAGGTGTTGTACAACATACATTAACCAAACCTGTCAGTTTCATTCATGCTGCTGTATCTCAAGGTAATCTCATCCTGGTAGCCA